GAACAGCTACGATTTTGTCTTGTCTTCTCACACGCTCGAACATATTGCCAGTCCTCTGCAGGCTTTGTATGAATGGAAACGCGTGCTAAAGGAAGACGGCCTTATGGTGCTCGTGTTACCTCACAAGGACAATACTTTTGACCATTTAAGGCCAGTGACTTCACTCGCTCATCTTATTGAGGATTTTGAACGTGAAATCGGGGAGGATGATCTCACCCATCTGCCTGAAATCCTTGAGCTTCACGATTTGGAGATGGATTCTGAGGCAGGCAGTTTCGAGGAGTTTCAAAAGCGATCCATAAAAAATGTTGAAAACAGGTGCCTGCACCATCATGTTTTCAACACGGAGTTGGTCTTAACCATCTTGAACCATATTGGTCTCCGGATCTGCTCGGCTGAACCTGTACTTTCACATGATATTATCGCCGTGGGTCAGAAACTGCCTTCTGGCCAGGTACCTGATAACAGGCCCTTTTTAAGCCTTCAGGCCGAATACCGGCATTGTAGTCCTTTTCCTTCGGATCGTAAGGTTTCAGAAGTCACTCAATCTCGATGACTTTAAGCAGATTGGTAGTGCCTGGCACCCTGAAAGGCATGCCTGCGGTTACGATCAGACGGTCACCCGACTTGACCATGCCTTTCTCCTGTACCCAGTGCCGGACCTGGTTCAGCATCTCATCGGCGTTATCGCAAGCAGAGATAAGGACAGGGACCACTCCCCAGGAGAGGCATAGCTGGCGGCAGGTGCTGAGTTCAGGGGTCAGCCCCACCACCGGCAGCGGGGGACGGTAGCGGGCAATAAGCCGGGCGGTACTGCCGCTCGTGGTGGCTGCCACAATAGCCGCAGGGTTAAGGTCCCGCGCCAGCCAGGTCGCAGCACGGCTGATGGCCGCCGCCGTCAGAGGCAGAAGCTCTGAGAGACCCTCCTGGAGGAATCGTTCCTCATTCAAGGCCGGTTCAGTGGCCTGACAAATTCTATCCAGCACCTTGACTGCTTCGACCGGGTAACGGCCCATGGCGGTCTCGTCGGAAAGCATAACCGCATCGGTGCCATCCAGGATAGCGTTGGCCACGTCAGTCACTTCGGCGCGGCTGGGCCGCGGGCTGCTCATCATGGAGCGCAGCATCTGGGTGGCGGTGATAACGACCTTTCCTGCCATACGCGTCTCCTGGATGATCCGCTTCTGGATAAGAGGCACTTCCTCCAGGGGCATCTCCACCCCCAGGTCACCCCGGGCCACCATCGCCCCTCCGACCGACCTCAGGATTTTCTGGAATCGTTCAAGGGCGTCCGGTTTTTCTATCTTGGCGATCAAAAGGGGCGGACGATCCATCCGGTTTAAGATTTCGATTAAAGGAGTCAGATCATTCTCGTGGCGCACAAATGACATGGCCACCATGTCAACGCCCCGTGCAAGCCCAAACTCGAGGTCGCGGCGATCTTTATCGGTGAAGGTGGGAATGCGCAGCTGGCTGGTGGGCAGGTTCACGCCCTTGTGAGAAGAAACCGTTCCGCCGACGATGACCTGGCAGTGTAACGCCTGGTTTTTTTTGTCCATGACACAAAGTTCAACCTGCCCGTCAGCCAGAAGGATGCGGTCTCCCTCCTCAACGTCCTCATAGAGCCACGGATAGTTCACCGGAAGTTCGTCTCCAGAGGCATGCGGGCCTGAAACCAGCTTCACCCTGGTGTCAGGCTCAAGGATTCGTTCGAGCTCTGGAATTTCTCCCAGCCGAATCTTGGGGCCGGCCAGGTCCATGAGGATGCCGATTTCGCGGTTCAGCTCCTGTGAAGCGCGGCGCAAATCATGGATGGCGCGGCCATGGGTTTCATGGTTGCCATGGGAGAAGTTGAGCCGGGCCACGTCCATGCCCGCTTCGATCAGCCGCCGGATCGTTTCCGGGGAGGAGCTAGCCGGACCAATGGTGCAGACGATTTTTGTCCGGCGGGTATGCCTGTGGCCGCTCATGGTTTTATCCTTTGCCTTGATTGAGGTTGCTGCTTATAAGCTATTTTACTATTCAAATTTTAAGGTGTCGTCCTTTTTGTTTTCAGTCCCATGGACCGCATCTCCGGACGCATCGCTACAAACCCGACCACAAGTGACATCAGGATGCCTGCTCCCACGAACAGCCCGGCTGTATTCAGCTTG
Above is a window of Deltaproteobacteria bacterium DNA encoding:
- a CDS encoding class I SAM-dependent methyltransferase translates to MVKMLKQERKKDGVTILFNSIFRPVQKTRAKSFKICKQLLTGQTGFEIGGPSHIFTKNGLLPIYPICGCLDNCNFSQTTIWEGTIREGRNFHYHKKRPPGYQYIRDAIKLDGFDSNSYDFVLSSHTLEHIASPLQALYEWKRVLKEDGLMVLVLPHKDNTFDHLRPVTSLAHLIEDFEREIGEDDLTHLPEILELHDLEMDSEAGSFEEFQKRSIKNVENRCLHHHVFNTELVLTILNHIGLRICSAEPVLSHDIIAVGQKLPSGQVPDNRPFLSLQAEYRHCSPFPSDRKVSEVTQSR
- the pyk gene encoding pyruvate kinase, which gives rise to MSGHRHTRRTKIVCTIGPASSSPETIRRLIEAGMDVARLNFSHGNHETHGRAIHDLRRASQELNREIGILMDLAGPKIRLGEIPELERILEPDTRVKLVSGPHASGDELPVNYPWLYEDVEEGDRILLADGQVELCVMDKKNQALHCQVIVGGTVSSHKGVNLPTSQLRIPTFTDKDRRDLEFGLARGVDMVAMSFVRHENDLTPLIEILNRMDRPPLLIAKIEKPDALERFQKILRSVGGAMVARGDLGVEMPLEEVPLIQKRIIQETRMAGKVVITATQMLRSMMSSPRPSRAEVTDVANAILDGTDAVMLSDETAMGRYPVEAVKVLDRICQATEPALNEERFLQEGLSELLPLTAAAISRAATWLARDLNPAAIVAATTSGSTARLIARYRPPLPVVGLTPELSTCRQLCLSWGVVPVLISACDNADEMLNQVRHWVQEKGMVKSGDRLIVTAGMPFRVPGTTNLLKVIEIE